The genomic interval TGTATCATTTGTTGTTGGTAGGCAAGAGATATTACTTTGCATATTCAAAAACAGATGAGATGGGGTGAAATGTTAGTCACTTCCTTTagcaaaaaaggaaaagcatACTTGTTATTGCATACTTTCCACGCTACTTGAAGCACCAGGTATGGTGTACTGCCACTTTGGTAGTCTATTATGAGATAAGGCTTTTCCTTTAGTTTGGTAACAAGAGTTCTTAACTTCCATGCAGCATAATAACCGGCTTAACAATTTGagatacatgtttttatatatacagtCTAAAATATGAACAATAACTAAAAtcgtctttctgtctgtgttagTAATGGTATGAGATGATTCACAGTGAGACAGGTCTTTGATAGAAGGTGACTTCCATGTCAGATAGGTTCCCCACAGCCTGCGACCCACAGAAGAAGCATGAGCAGATGAGCAGATGATGAGCAGGCTGATACAGATGTTTTTTGAAGAGTGACTAGGGGAGAAAAGGGCATGATGGAAATTCATAGTTTGAGTAAATACTAGGATATATATAATGTCTCTTTTAGCTATTATTAcactttgaaaatgaccaaGAGAAAAACAGTTTCAAAGGTCATTTatgacttaaagggatacttcacccatttgcatagAGCATTGTATCAGCAGtaaactggtagtatttttgaatggtcgtgcatctagccctcatttccccctgagactggaaagttctgtatttctaagcctgaaaaggagcttccagtgacgcaaatatcgtcatattgcgtcactggaagctgttgcggttagcggtgtgaaactacaacgctagttcctcatattttcgaccactgaagctacagaccaatcacagatcagtgggtgggaactcactcccagaatcgacggctcgagctggggcggactggtagtgtcggtgctctcactgtttgcctatggacacagacatagagtctgttttctgccaagAATTTCCAAGAttaattctggaagaaatctcagaatctgttgaggaaatggcctcatgtgttgaagtaaatatgtctgtaaatgttttattactatatttctactgctatactgtatattttggagaaactgtaacgattgaatttccctctgggattaataaagtatttctgattctgattctgaaattgaggaccttagtgggagtggcctgcggtgctgtgcattctgggatttggtgtctttcatccacatgagccaaaaagacactttctgccttttctcggccaagaaggcaccaacttcaaaatttatttcacatttctactacatatatgacccaacgtcaatacagattcatgtttcaacgggtgaagtatccctttaagtcaaATTCTTAGCAGTACTTACTTACACAGTTCTAGACATACAAGTGAAACATAATCAATATTACATGTTTAAGGTGCTTTAAAATCATCCTATttttaagagaaaaataaatgacttatTTGATACAAAAACTATATATTTTCATAAATATCTTTTCTGTGTCCAAAAACGATTTGACTCACATGCATGTTTTCTACTTGTGGTAAAAGTTTCTAAAGTATCTGCACTCTTCCCTTTACTTTGCATGTACACATTTGCGTATGAGACTGAAGCCTACAACTCATgtattcaaagcagctgacatgACCATCACATATCTGTTTTACATGCTGCGTCTAAAACTACCTCCTTCAGTCTTTAAAACTTTATTACAGCATCacataaaaatagtaaaactttcaattaaaatgtatgGTATTTATTTTACCTTAGACAAACATCTAGGTAATAAAACAAGATTTTGAATGTTGCTTTCTAAAACTTTTCAAAGGTTTCTGGATTATTGCTTTTTTCTCCATGTAATGATGCCTTTCTGTTGATCCTGCACCCACTTGGggctggatttttatttttttttccttttcttggctgtagtctacaattctacaattctacaattcacttagcagacgcttttatccaaagcgacgtacatcagagagtaaatacaacacaagcaaggatctagaaaaaagggaacaatgtcagtaagagcaaacgagcagctttgagtccgattggacacacaggtgctgacaggcattgcacagaggcaaagttCAGTTGTGTTAATCAAAAAATCCCTCGATCAATCCATCTGTGCTCTTATTTAAGAAAGCGGTTTGATATCAAAAGCCTGGGGCAAAAGGTGGAGGTTGTCTGTACTCCTGAGGTAACTCTCCACCCGTCAGTGTCATATCAGGGCAGGTGTGGGAAAATGTTGGACTGTTGAAGCTCTGCTCCCCTGGGATCTCCTGGTACTCATTCTCAGTGTTTCCTCTGCTCTCAGTTTCCTCTTTGTTCATTTCTGTGTTCATAAACTCCTGTGACAGGCTCCTCTTCTTTTGGAATTTTTTCTTGAAGTTCTTTAGGTTTGTGACCACTGACGGCTTTGTTTGCTGGTTCCTCTGGGTGCTGAATGGATGAtcagtggctgtgtgtgtggagcgGTGGTCAGGGGCAGACACTGTTCTGGTACAAGCCGGGTTCTGCTTCCTACGAGGAAGTTCAGGAGGCTGATGGTTCCTGTTCATTGGCACAAGCTGGAGATCataaacacaaagcaaaaaaaaatgtatgtttaaaaaaaagaaagaagaacttTTAATATAATTTTTCCCATGACATTAGTGCACAGTTTATACACCAGAAAATACCTGAAACTTTCTTATTTAATCAACTTTACCGTGGCTTGAAGAGGGGAGCTGATGTGTGGAAATTCTTCTTCCAATTGAGGGTAAAGTCTGCCCGTATTCGAGATTGCAGGGGTCTTCATGTTATTTGGCCGATTAGGAAGGGCAGGTGGGATTTTTTCTCCTGATTCTGGGAGAATTGTGTTGGCATGCAGGGAGTTGTTTGGCAGCAAACTCGCGTTAGAGTTTGGATGTCTTTGGGGAAACAGCAGTTCTGCATAGTCGGTATTGTTATTTGAGCTCTATTATAAAatcatacagagagagagagagagagagagagagcgagagagaaaagaaCGTTTAATTTTTGCAAGGTGCACAGGCAGACagcaaaaaagtaaatgaaaagaaGATTGTAGATATATTTGATA from Labrus mixtus chromosome 3, fLabMix1.1, whole genome shotgun sequence carries:
- the hsh2d gene encoding hematopoietic SH2 domain-containing protein homolog isoform X1, whose amino-acid sequence is MTEWNPCVQEQHDIFTWFTESQLGSLTRNNIVPEWFHGIISRKTAEELLMSKPPGYFLIRVSESRIGYTLSLRAEDCCRHFMIDALGDGHYIIVGETRRHRCLQDMVDFHRRNPIMPFSEVLTVACGQSSNNNTDYAELLFPQRHPNSNASLLPNNSLHANTILPESGEKIPPALPNRPNNMKTPAISNTGRLYPQLEEEFPHISSPLQATLVPMNRNHQPPELPRRKQNPACTRTVSAPDHRSTHTATDHPFSTQRNQQTKPSVVTNLKNFKKKFQKKRSLSQEFMNTEMNKEETESRGNTENEYQEIPGEQSFNSPTFSHTCPDMTLTGGELPQEYRQPPPFAPGF
- the hsh2d gene encoding hematopoietic SH2 domain-containing protein homolog isoform X2, yielding MVSWDHFQEDSLSRTAEELLMSKPPGYFLIRVSESRIGYTLSLRAEDCCRHFMIDALGDGHYIIVGETRRHRCLQDMVDFHRRNPIMPFSEVLTVACGQSSNNNTDYAELLFPQRHPNSNASLLPNNSLHANTILPESGEKIPPALPNRPNNMKTPAISNTGRLYPQLEEEFPHISSPLQATLVPMNRNHQPPELPRRKQNPACTRTVSAPDHRSTHTATDHPFSTQRNQQTKPSVVTNLKNFKKKFQKKRSLSQEFMNTEMNKEETESRGNTENEYQEIPGEQSFNSPTFSHTCPDMTLTGGELPQEYRQPPPFAPGF